In a single window of the Centroberyx gerrardi isolate f3 chromosome 17, fCenGer3.hap1.cur.20231027, whole genome shotgun sequence genome:
- the htr1d gene encoding 5-hydroxytryptamine receptor 1D, which yields MELDNSSLELYFTSNTTEIPEAITSAPWDEATLLGLQISLSALLAIVTLATVLSNAFVIATIFLTRKLHTPANFLIGSLAVTDLLVSILVMPISIVYTVSKTWSLGQIVCDIWLSSDITFCTASILHLCVIALDRYWAITDALEYSKRRTMRRAGIMVGVVWVISISISMPPLFWRQAKAHEELTECMVNTDQISYTLYSTFGAFYVPTVLLIILYGRIYVAARSRIFKTPASSGKRFTTAQLIQTSAGSSLCSLNSSSNQEPHLHSGMGSAGGGGSPLFMNSVKVKLADSVLERKRLCAARERKATKTLGIILGAFIVCWLPFFVGTLVMAICKDCWFDPVLFDVFTWLGYLNSLINPVIYTVFNDEFKQAFQKLMKFKRCS from the coding sequence ATGGAACTGGACAACAGCTCACTGGAGCTCTACTTCACCAGCAACACCACAGAGATTCCTGAGGCAATCACCTCTGCACCCTGGGATGAGGCCACGCTATTGGGCCTCCAAATCTCCCTATCTGCACTATTGGCCATCGTCACCCTGGCAACTGTGCTGTCCAACGCCTTTGTCATCGCCACCATCTTTCTGACCAGGAAGCTCCACACACCTGCCAACTTCCTGATTGGCTCACTGGCTGTCACAGACCTGCTAGTGTCCATCTTAGTCATGCCAATAAGTATTGTCTACACCGTAAGCAAGACCTGGTCACTGGGACAGATCGTTTGTGACATCTGGCTGTCGTCCGATATCACTTTCTGCACGGCCTCCATCTTGCACCTGTGTGTGATCGCATTAGACCGCTACTGGGCCATCACGGATGCGCTGGAGTACTCCAAACGCCGCACTATGCGTCGGGCTGGGATCATGGTTGGGGTGGTGTGGGTGATCTCCATATCGATCTCCATGCCTCCGCTTTTCTGGCGGCAGGCCAAAGCCCACGAGGAGCTGACAGAGTGCATGGTGAACACAGATCAGATCTCCTATACCCTTTACTCCACCTTCGGCGCCTTCTACGTTCCCACagtcctcctcatcatcctctatGGACGGATCTACGTGGCCGCTCGCTCCCGCATCTTTAAGACGCCGGCGTCGTCTGGGAAACGCTTCACCACGGCGCAGCTCATCCAGACCTCTGCaggctcctctctctgttctctcaaCTCTTCCTCCAACCAGGAACCACACCTACACTCTGGCATGGGGAGCGCCGGAGGTGGAGGATCGCCTCTATTCATGAATAGTGTGAAAGTGAAGCTGGCAGACAGTGTGCTGGAGAGGAAACGTCTGTGTGCAGCGCGGGAAAGGAAAGCAACCAAGACCTTGGGGATCATCCTGGGTGCGTTCATTGTCTGTTGGCTCCCATTCTTCGTGGGTACGCTTGTCATGGCCATCTGTAAAGACTGTTGGTTTGATCCGGTGCTTTTTGACGTCTTCACCTGGCTGGgatacctgaactccctcatcaATCCTGTTATCTACACCGTATTCAACGATGAGTTCAAACAGGCCTTTCAAAAACTCATGAAATTCAAAAGATGCTCTTGA